A part of Microaerobacter geothermalis genomic DNA contains:
- a CDS encoding polyamine aminopropyltransferase: MEHNVDKQEEYKDNLTKKIYWASGIVSICGIIFEVLFGAAGSYILGDGVKQYTITIGLFLTGMGIGASLSERILKQLMAAFVWIEFAIALIGGTSILFLFGVMAFIGSGVEALFLYGVTVVIGALTGLELPILIRKATEIGTQLNRSAARVLFSDYAGSLIGAILFVILLRPSLGLVKTAFVVALINLLAGVWMLFVFRKEIRRWRLLRGIAIILLFIMVGGILFGQEAAFSFEQKLYKAQIVETLDTPYQRIVVTREMDDIRLFIDGNLQFSTSDEYRYHESLVHVPLSLARNKAKVLILGGGDGLVARELLKYPEIKEITLVDLDEMMVNFSRTSPLLTEVNQGSLDNQRVKLVFSDAFQFLLQTDEMYDVVIGDLPDPNNESLNKLYTREFYSLIGKRLMPGGILVVQATSPLFARDVYWTISETVKSAGFNVLNYHVDIPSFGDWGFVIGARENLDTSNIQLPEIPLRYLTQKVIPSLFVFGKDEDNPGGLDINTIDHSILVPMYEKAWRYY; this comes from the coding sequence ATGGAGCACAATGTAGACAAACAAGAAGAATATAAGGATAACCTCACGAAAAAAATATATTGGGCCAGCGGAATTGTTTCCATCTGCGGTATCATTTTTGAAGTGTTGTTTGGTGCTGCCGGTAGTTATATATTGGGGGATGGAGTAAAGCAATACACCATTACCATCGGCCTGTTTTTAACGGGAATGGGCATTGGGGCAAGCCTGAGTGAGCGAATATTGAAGCAGTTAATGGCTGCATTTGTCTGGATTGAATTTGCCATTGCCCTGATTGGCGGGACTTCTATTCTGTTTCTATTTGGTGTGATGGCTTTTATTGGGTCGGGGGTAGAGGCCCTGTTTCTCTATGGAGTAACCGTAGTGATTGGAGCCCTGACCGGTTTGGAACTGCCTATTCTAATCAGAAAGGCGACGGAGATCGGAACCCAGCTGAACCGAAGTGCAGCTAGGGTTCTTTTTTCCGATTATGCGGGAAGTCTTATTGGAGCCATTCTTTTCGTAATTTTGCTTCGCCCTTCCCTTGGTTTGGTGAAAACAGCCTTTGTTGTTGCCTTGATCAATCTTTTGGCTGGAGTATGGATGCTGTTTGTATTTAGAAAAGAAATTAGACGGTGGAGATTGCTGCGGGGGATAGCGATTATCCTGCTGTTTATTATGGTCGGCGGAATTTTATTTGGACAGGAAGCGGCTTTTTCCTTTGAACAAAAACTGTATAAAGCCCAGATTGTGGAGACCCTTGACACTCCCTATCAGCGGATTGTGGTCACAAGGGAGATGGATGATATCCGGTTATTTATTGATGGGAATCTGCAGTTCTCCACTTCTGACGAGTACCGATATCACGAATCCCTGGTTCATGTTCCCTTATCTCTTGCCAGGAATAAAGCAAAAGTGCTCATCCTTGGCGGAGGGGATGGTTTGGTGGCAAGGGAACTCCTCAAATATCCGGAAATTAAAGAGATCACCCTTGTGGATCTGGACGAGATGATGGTTAATTTTTCTCGCACGTCTCCTTTGCTAACCGAAGTGAATCAGGGCAGTTTGGATAACCAACGGGTAAAACTGGTTTTCTCCGATGCATTTCAATTTCTCCTTCAAACCGATGAAATGTATGATGTGGTGATTGGCGACCTTCCTGATCCCAATAATGAAAGCTTAAACAAGCTATATACGAGGGAATTTTACAGCCTGATCGGTAAAAGGTTAATGCCGGGAGGAATTCTGGTGGTTCAAGCCACCAGTCCTTTGTTTGCAAGGGATGTGTATTGGACGATTAGCGAAACCGTGAAAAGCGCCGGATTTAATGTGCTCAACTATCATGTGGATATTCCTTCTTTTGGTGATTGGGGATTTGTCATCGGGGCAAGGGAAAACCTTGATACTTCGAACATTCAATTGCCGGAGATTCCCCTTCGCTATTTGACACAAAAGGTGATTCCGTCCTTATTTGTTTTTGGCAAAGATGAAGACAATCCAGGCGGGCTGGATATCAATACGATTGACCATTCCATTCTTGTCCCCATGTATGAAAAGGCATGGAGATACTACTAG
- the narH gene encoding nitrate reductase subunit beta, which produces MKIKAQVGMVMNLDKCIGCHTCSVTCKNTWTNRPGAEYMWFNNVETKPGIGYPKEWENQEKHRGGWVLKNGKLELRSGDRLSKLTNIFYNPDQLTIDEYYEPWTYDYEKLTNSPEKNYQPVARPKSTITGETMDLKWGPNWEDDLAGAHVTGMQDPDMKGMEESIRMDFEQVFMMYLPRICEHCLNPSCVSSCPSGAMYKREEDGIVLVDQEACRGWRMCVSSCPYKKVYFNWQTNKAEKCTLCFPRIEAGLPTICSETCVGRIRYLGLVLYDADRVEEAASVTDEKDLYESQLSVFLDPNDPEVIEQARRDGIPEDWLEAARRSPIYKLAIEWKIALPLHPEYRTLPMVWYVPPLSPIMNLFEGKGSQSNPDDVFPAIDEMRIPIEYLANLLSAGDTDVIRKVLKKMAAMRNYMRSVNLGKKPNQEMLKESGLTEESVEAMYRLLAIAKYNDRFVIPAAHRELVADMLSEQGSCGLDFIGGPGSCGVLGQGV; this is translated from the coding sequence TTGAAGATTAAAGCACAAGTCGGTATGGTCATGAATCTGGACAAATGTATCGGGTGCCATACATGCAGCGTGACATGTAAAAACACATGGACCAATCGTCCCGGCGCGGAGTATATGTGGTTCAATAATGTCGAAACAAAGCCGGGCATCGGATACCCGAAGGAATGGGAGAATCAAGAGAAGCATCGCGGCGGTTGGGTATTAAAAAACGGGAAATTGGAGTTGCGTTCCGGAGATCGGCTAAGCAAATTGACCAACATCTTTTATAATCCGGATCAACTAACCATTGACGAATACTATGAACCTTGGACCTATGATTATGAAAAATTAACCAATAGTCCTGAAAAAAATTATCAGCCGGTTGCCCGTCCTAAATCAACCATCACCGGAGAAACGATGGATTTGAAATGGGGACCCAACTGGGAAGATGATTTGGCAGGAGCCCACGTCACCGGAATGCAAGATCCGGACATGAAGGGAATGGAAGAGTCCATTCGAATGGATTTTGAACAGGTATTTATGATGTACTTACCGCGTATCTGCGAGCACTGCCTGAATCCGTCATGTGTCTCTTCCTGCCCGTCGGGAGCCATGTATAAACGTGAAGAAGACGGGATTGTATTGGTGGATCAGGAGGCCTGCCGCGGTTGGCGCATGTGCGTTTCCAGCTGTCCCTATAAAAAGGTGTATTTCAACTGGCAAACCAATAAGGCAGAAAAATGCACCCTGTGTTTTCCGCGGATAGAAGCCGGATTGCCAACCATTTGCTCGGAAACCTGTGTCGGGCGGATTCGTTATCTGGGATTGGTATTATATGACGCTGACCGCGTGGAAGAAGCGGCCTCTGTTACTGATGAAAAGGACCTATACGAATCCCAGTTAAGTGTTTTCCTTGACCCGAATGATCCAGAAGTCATCGAACAGGCACGGCGTGACGGAATTCCCGAGGATTGGCTGGAAGCTGCGCGAAGATCACCGATTTATAAATTGGCTATTGAGTGGAAAATTGCTCTTCCCCTTCATCCTGAATACAGAACGCTTCCGATGGTATGGTATGTGCCGCCATTAAGTCCGATCATGAACTTATTCGAAGGGAAAGGAAGCCAATCAAATCCCGATGATGTATTTCCGGCGATCGATGAAATGAGAATTCCCATTGAATACCTCGCCAATCTGTTATCTGCCGGAGATACGGATGTGATTCGAAAGGTATTGAAAAAAATGGCTGCCATGCGCAATTACATGCGGTCCGTCAACCTTGGAAAGAAGCCAAACCAAGAAATGTTAAAGGAAAGCGGTTTGACGGAAGAATCGGTAGAAGCCATGTATCGGCTATTGGCCATTGCCAAATACAACGACCGCTTTGTCATTCCGGCAGCCCATCGGGAACTGGTTGCGGATATGTTAAGTGAACAGGGAAGCTGTGGACTTGACTTCATTGGCGGACCAGGCTCATGCGGTGTATTGGGTCAGGGGGTATAA
- a CDS encoding nucleotide sugar dehydrogenase → MVDKPRLAVIGLGFIGLPLSLSYAMNGAKVIGIDVLKEHVGNINKGITHHMEYYQGKSISDILREQLEAKTFYATTCYEEAASQVDNYVITVGIPVRQEIPDTSYLEESCLSLSKVLKKGDTIILRSTVVPGTTEELVLPILEKSGLKAGTDFYLAYCSERIAEGRAFEEFIHMPLALGGVNEESAERAKSLLSFVTKADIHVTDIKVVETAKVIENIQRDVNIAMVQQFARFAEKLGIDTFELIRIANTHKRVNLLTPGPGVGGYCLPNALYYLQPKAKELQVDISLLEKARQINDSVPYALVQMVKDSLEKQGRSLKGLKVAVLGLAMKDYSNDDRISPPHQLVSLLLEEGAHVFAYDPGVPESYPYKVNSLEEAVADAKALFLLTMQEEFKYVDWKRQVIDKMSSKPVILDGKNQIPRSLDKDMILIRI, encoded by the coding sequence TTGGTTGATAAACCCCGCTTAGCAGTGATTGGATTAGGTTTCATTGGATTGCCTTTGTCATTAAGCTATGCCATGAATGGTGCCAAAGTGATTGGGATTGATGTGTTAAAGGAGCATGTTGGAAATATAAACAAAGGCATAACCCATCATATGGAGTACTATCAGGGGAAAAGTATTTCAGATATATTACGGGAGCAGTTGGAAGCGAAAACTTTTTACGCGACAACCTGTTATGAAGAGGCTGCGAGCCAGGTGGACAACTATGTGATAACCGTTGGAATTCCGGTTAGACAGGAAATCCCGGACACTTCATATTTGGAAGAATCTTGCCTTTCTTTATCAAAGGTGTTGAAGAAAGGAGATACGATCATTCTCCGCAGCACTGTTGTTCCCGGGACAACAGAAGAACTTGTACTGCCCATTTTGGAAAAGAGCGGATTGAAAGCTGGAACAGACTTTTATCTCGCCTATTGCTCAGAGCGAATTGCAGAAGGAAGGGCATTCGAAGAGTTTATTCACATGCCTTTAGCCCTCGGCGGAGTGAATGAGGAAAGTGCAGAAAGGGCAAAAAGCCTGCTTTCCTTTGTCACGAAGGCGGACATTCATGTCACAGATATTAAAGTGGTGGAAACGGCAAAGGTGATCGAAAACATCCAGAGAGATGTGAATATTGCCATGGTCCAGCAGTTTGCCCGATTTGCCGAAAAGCTGGGAATCGACACATTTGAGTTAATTCGAATTGCCAATACCCATAAGAGAGTCAATCTCTTAACCCCTGGTCCAGGTGTTGGAGGGTACTGTCTTCCCAATGCCTTATACTATTTACAGCCTAAAGCTAAGGAACTTCAAGTGGATATATCTCTATTGGAGAAGGCTCGCCAGATCAATGACAGCGTTCCCTATGCCCTTGTTCAGATGGTGAAGGATTCATTGGAAAAACAGGGGAGGTCTCTAAAAGGTTTAAAAGTAGCTGTCCTGGGTCTGGCTATGAAGGATTATTCCAATGATGACCGGATCAGCCCTCCTCACCAATTGGTTTCACTGCTGCTGGAGGAGGGTGCCCATGTTTTTGCCTATGACCCGGGAGTGCCAGAAAGCTACCCTTATAAGGTAAACTCATTGGAGGAAGCCGTTGCCGATGCCAAAGCCCTTTTCTTGCTGACCATGCAGGAAGAATTTAAATATGTCGATTGGAAAAGACAAGTGATTGATAAAATGTCTTCAAAACCAGTCATTCTTGATGGAAAAAACCAAATCCCACGTTCATTGGATAAGGATATGATATTAATCCGAATCTAG
- the narJ gene encoding nitrate reductase molybdenum cofactor assembly chaperone: MEIEIFQRVCHLSSSLLQYPDVDWRKSLQDFRRELADISDEKICKPFNQFLQAVEQADEEEWNEKYVLTFDFSKKTNLYLTYVQFGEERERGPALLELKQQYEKAGLMMSDDELPDYLPLMLEFAAAAPIESAKQILGRYIRQIETIRDELIRLENPYSLVLEATLQGMKGVGLEAAAAGGVI; encoded by the coding sequence ATGGAAATCGAAATTTTTCAGCGCGTTTGCCACTTATCATCATCTCTTTTACAGTATCCAGATGTGGATTGGCGGAAGTCTTTGCAGGATTTCCGCCGCGAATTAGCGGATATCAGCGATGAAAAGATCTGTAAACCTTTCAATCAGTTTTTACAAGCGGTGGAACAGGCGGATGAAGAGGAATGGAATGAAAAGTATGTCCTAACCTTTGATTTTTCTAAGAAAACCAATTTATATCTCACGTATGTACAATTCGGAGAGGAGCGAGAACGGGGGCCTGCGTTGCTTGAATTAAAACAGCAGTATGAGAAGGCAGGATTGATGATGTCCGATGATGAGCTTCCGGATTACTTGCCCTTAATGCTGGAATTTGCCGCAGCAGCACCCATTGAATCGGCAAAACAGATATTGGGGCGCTATATCAGGCAAATAGAGACAATAAGGGATGAATTGATCCGATTGGAAAATCCTTATTCCTTGGTGCTTGAAGCAACCCTTCAGGGTATGAAAGGCGTCGGTTTAGAGGCTGCCGCAGCAGGAGGTGTCATATGA
- a CDS encoding GAF domain-containing protein, translating into MLPDMQQTIRMELENLSRKIEIDFVALALFDPVNVEIRWRLAYGALSDRYLSIAIRVGKGVAGTVLQTKRPMVIPSYPEDVPENPLEYPILWVEKLKSAVAVPVGTDSFLFGVLLVGQRTKRIFSEKHLAAINEAAMSITEFYSKLQSSVSFEEPKSHKSDSPLVSFLLQEMKTRVNQVTIELLDQRVAHISERYQLQFIGLFKNLLDRLITESRDQIVISIERQKEQQMVFEVKVNRRIDSPYQTFAHLIEKVGSLKGNVEMYNEPNEFRLLMNFSIGLLLDNQPWNFHRNGN; encoded by the coding sequence ATGCTGCCTGATATGCAACAGACCATACGGATGGAGCTTGAGAACCTGTCCCGTAAGATAGAAATTGATTTTGTTGCGTTGGCTCTGTTTGACCCGGTCAATGTTGAGATTCGATGGCGTTTAGCCTATGGAGCATTAAGTGACCGATATCTCAGCATTGCCATTCGCGTAGGAAAAGGGGTGGCAGGTACCGTCCTGCAAACCAAAAGACCAATGGTGATTCCCTCCTATCCGGAGGATGTACCGGAAAACCCATTGGAGTATCCGATTTTATGGGTAGAAAAATTAAAGTCTGCCGTTGCCGTTCCTGTAGGAACAGATTCGTTCCTGTTCGGAGTACTCCTTGTCGGACAGCGGACAAAGCGGATATTTAGCGAGAAGCATTTAGCTGCCATAAACGAGGCGGCAATGTCCATTACAGAATTTTACTCTAAGCTGCAATCATCGGTTAGTTTTGAGGAACCCAAGTCCCATAAAAGTGATTCACCACTTGTCTCATTTTTGTTACAGGAAATGAAAACGAGAGTGAATCAAGTGACCATTGAGTTGTTGGACCAACGGGTTGCCCACATTTCTGAAAGGTATCAATTACAATTTATCGGTTTGTTTAAAAATCTGCTTGACCGCCTGATTACAGAATCAAGGGATCAAATCGTCATCAGTATCGAACGGCAAAAAGAGCAGCAAATGGTTTTTGAAGTGAAGGTAAACAGAAGAATTGATTCCCCCTATCAGACATTTGCTCACCTGATAGAAAAGGTTGGATCGTTAAAGGGAAATGTGGAAATGTACAATGAGCCCAATGAGTTCAGGTTACTCATGAATTTCTCCATTGGATTACTGTTAGACAATCAACCTTGGAATTTCCATAGAAATGGAAACTGA
- a CDS encoding glycosyltransferase — protein MSNPRKVLMISYLFPPIGGGGVQRALKMAKYLPQYGWQVHVLTVDSPAHVSLDHSLLQQLPEGTMVHRASERGVGKGSNIPGGKADFVSSQDRQLSSNKHPGSNKGWKKEFIRIAKPYLKKAKEGLLIPDDQILWYSDAVKKGLDVIYSHDIDVIFSTSGPYTNHLVGLALKNKTGKPWIADFRDPWTQNMHQSDIPWKKWIEETMERRVMNTSDVVLTVTPSFARNFKKKHPGIKNLQVIYNGFDPEDYDKITPIDTRGLFTASYAGIFYKERNPRLFLEAVYELIQEGLVDRKHLSCKFAGVFDYPGYSENYDCVKQLGLEDVVEVLGHLPHHEVLSLLKGSNLLLLIGDTAPGSGDYIPGKLFEYMAIGNPILALTVPGESERIIREYGLGEVVNPFSQKEIKQAYLRMYQLWVNGNGYGETERSFKKDINIYNRKYQAEQLAEVMETLI, from the coding sequence ATGAGTAATCCGAGAAAAGTTTTGATGATTTCCTATCTCTTTCCCCCCATTGGTGGTGGGGGAGTTCAACGGGCTTTAAAAATGGCCAAATACCTGCCGCAGTATGGTTGGCAGGTCCATGTGTTAACCGTTGATTCTCCTGCCCATGTCTCCTTGGATCACAGTCTGCTTCAGCAGCTTCCTGAAGGAACGATGGTTCATCGGGCATCGGAAAGGGGAGTAGGAAAAGGGTCTAACATACCCGGAGGGAAAGCAGATTTTGTCTCCTCACAAGATCGTCAATTATCTTCAAATAAACATCCTGGTTCAAATAAAGGTTGGAAGAAGGAATTCATCAGGATCGCAAAACCGTATTTAAAAAAGGCCAAAGAGGGATTGCTTATCCCCGACGATCAAATCCTTTGGTACTCTGATGCCGTAAAAAAAGGATTAGATGTGATTTATTCCCATGATATTGATGTCATCTTCTCTACTTCAGGACCTTATACCAATCATTTGGTGGGCTTGGCCCTTAAAAACAAGACAGGTAAGCCATGGATAGCCGATTTCCGCGATCCTTGGACTCAAAATATGCATCAATCCGATATTCCCTGGAAGAAATGGATAGAGGAAACGATGGAAAGACGGGTCATGAATACATCCGATGTTGTTCTCACCGTAACCCCGTCCTTTGCCCGGAATTTCAAGAAAAAACATCCGGGCATCAAGAATTTGCAGGTGATTTACAACGGATTTGATCCCGAAGATTATGACAAGATTACTCCAATAGATACAAGGGGACTTTTTACGGCTTCATATGCCGGTATTTTCTACAAGGAAAGGAATCCAAGGCTTTTCCTGGAGGCTGTCTATGAGCTGATTCAGGAAGGATTGGTTGACCGGAAGCATCTCTCATGTAAGTTTGCCGGGGTGTTTGATTATCCGGGTTACTCAGAAAATTATGACTGTGTAAAGCAGCTCGGTTTGGAAGACGTCGTGGAGGTATTGGGACATCTGCCCCACCACGAAGTATTGTCCCTGTTAAAGGGCTCCAACCTGTTACTCCTGATAGGAGATACGGCTCCCGGCTCCGGGGATTATATTCCAGGGAAGCTGTTTGAATACATGGCCATTGGAAATCCAATATTGGCCCTAACCGTACCGGGCGAGTCAGAACGAATCATTAGGGAATATGGACTTGGTGAAGTGGTGAATCCCTTTTCCCAGAAGGAAATCAAGCAGGCATATCTAAGGATGTATCAACTATGGGTAAACGGAAATGGTTATGGCGAAACTGAAAGATCATTTAAAAAAGACATTAACATTTATAACAGGAAGTATCAGGCAGAACAATTGGCCGAAGTGATGGAAACTTTAATATAA
- a CDS encoding nitrate reductase subunit alpha, whose product MGKKKSPLFNKLRYFTSREKYSNNWSEVSPYGREWEDVYRRRWQHDKVVRSTHGVNCTGSCSWKIFVKDGIVTWENQQTDYPSTGPDLPEFEPRGCPRGASFSWYIYSPLRVKYPYIRGVLLNMWREAFKQTGDPVQAWAQIVEDPEKTKKYKSARGKGGFVRASWDEVSRIISASLIYTIKKYGPDRVFGFSPIPAMSMVSYAAGSRFLSLLGSPLLSFYDWYADLPPASPQMWGDQTDVPESSDWFNSGYMLVWGSNLPMTRTPDAHFMTEARYRGTKVVSISPDYAEFVKFADNWMSVKPGTDGALAMAMAHVILKEFYVEKETEYFVDYAKKYTDFPFLITLQEENGEYKADRFLLASDLGKEMNNGEWKTVVYDESTNDFAIPQGSIGSRWGENGKWNLKMQDIETGQDIQPRLTLLGIEDEIVQVQLPYFDENGRKIMNRAVPVKRIMQNGQPVYLTTVYDLMLANYGIDRGLGDGLAASYDEIQPFTPAWQEGITGVDRHLAIQIAREFAQNAVDTKGRSMIVMGAGINHWYNSDLIYRAILNLVLLTGSQGVNGGGWAHYVGQEKLRPAEGWQTVAFARDWTLPPRLQNGTSFFYFATDQWRYEETPVGELISPLAEKPKYQHYADYNVMAARLGWLPSYPQFDRNSLALYEDAKKAGAKTPEEIANFVAAELKKRKLHFSVEDPDHPNNFPRVMFVWRANLISSSGKGHEYFLKHLLGTSHGLMNDDEASLRPEEIAWHEEAPEGKLDLMVNLDFRMAGTALYSDIVLPAATWYEKSDLSSTDMHPFIHPFNPAVGPQWETRSDWEAFKELARAFSEMAKDQFEKPLHDIVTTPLLHDSPDELAQPFGKIKDWSKGEIDPVPGKTMPRIHVVERDYAAVYEKMIALGPFVKEKPFGTKGINWSAEEEYNKLKKTLGTVHKQGITRGCPDIASDRQVAEAILTLSSTTNGKMAVKAWEALEQKTSLELKDLAEERAEECFTFDEITSRPKTVITSPAFSGSEKGGRRYSPFTTNVERLIPWRTLTGRQQYYVDHELLLEFGESLATYKPILKHTPFHPSKNRPDVDGKEVTLNYLTPHSKWSIHSTYFDSLPMLTLFRGGPTIWMNKEDAAEADVQDNDWIECFNRNGVVVARAVVTHRLPRGIAFMYHAQDRHINVPGTSLTENRGGTHNSPTRIHVKPTHMIGGYAQLSYGFNYYGPTGNQRDLNVIIRKLREVDWLED is encoded by the coding sequence ATGGGAAAGAAGAAGTCACCTTTATTTAATAAACTTCGGTATTTTACTTCAAGAGAAAAATACTCTAACAACTGGAGCGAAGTATCGCCGTATGGGCGTGAGTGGGAGGACGTGTACCGTAGGCGCTGGCAGCATGACAAAGTGGTTCGCTCCACCCATGGCGTAAACTGTACCGGATCCTGCAGTTGGAAAATTTTTGTAAAAGATGGGATCGTCACCTGGGAAAACCAGCAAACGGATTATCCGTCTACAGGACCGGATCTGCCGGAATTTGAACCCCGTGGTTGTCCAAGAGGGGCAAGCTTTTCATGGTATATTTACAGTCCATTGAGAGTCAAATATCCCTATATACGGGGAGTATTGCTTAACATGTGGCGTGAAGCCTTTAAACAGACCGGCGATCCCGTTCAGGCGTGGGCGCAAATTGTGGAAGATCCGGAAAAAACGAAGAAGTATAAATCAGCCAGGGGGAAAGGCGGATTCGTCCGGGCTTCCTGGGATGAAGTGTCACGGATCATTTCGGCATCATTAATTTACACCATTAAAAAATACGGACCTGACCGGGTTTTTGGATTTTCACCCATTCCTGCCATGTCCATGGTGAGCTACGCAGCCGGTTCCCGGTTCCTTTCACTGCTGGGTTCTCCGTTGTTAAGTTTCTACGATTGGTATGCGGATCTTCCTCCCGCATCACCGCAAATGTGGGGGGATCAGACCGATGTGCCCGAGAGCAGCGATTGGTTTAATTCAGGTTATATGCTGGTTTGGGGGTCCAATCTTCCAATGACCCGAACACCGGATGCCCATTTTATGACGGAGGCACGGTATCGCGGCACCAAGGTCGTTTCCATTAGTCCCGACTATGCCGAATTTGTCAAGTTTGCTGACAATTGGATGTCCGTCAAGCCGGGAACTGATGGGGCCTTAGCCATGGCAATGGCCCATGTAATACTTAAAGAGTTTTATGTGGAAAAGGAAACGGAATATTTCGTTGACTATGCAAAAAAATATACCGATTTTCCATTTTTAATTACCCTTCAGGAAGAGAATGGCGAGTATAAGGCTGACCGGTTCCTTCTTGCCAGTGACCTGGGCAAAGAGATGAACAATGGGGAATGGAAAACGGTTGTATATGATGAATCAACGAATGATTTTGCCATCCCACAGGGAAGCATCGGATCCCGATGGGGAGAAAACGGCAAATGGAATCTTAAAATGCAGGATATAGAAACCGGGCAGGATATTCAGCCTCGCTTAACCTTATTAGGAATTGAGGACGAGATCGTTCAAGTCCAACTGCCTTACTTCGATGAGAATGGGCGAAAGATCATGAACCGTGCTGTTCCAGTAAAACGAATCATGCAAAATGGACAACCTGTTTATCTGACAACGGTTTATGATTTAATGCTTGCCAATTACGGAATAGATCGGGGACTGGGTGACGGATTGGCTGCCAGCTATGATGAAATTCAGCCCTTTACCCCTGCTTGGCAGGAAGGGATTACAGGGGTTGACCGTCATTTGGCGATTCAGATTGCCCGTGAATTTGCCCAGAATGCCGTAGATACCAAGGGACGTTCCATGATTGTAATGGGAGCAGGAATCAATCACTGGTATAACTCCGATTTAATTTACCGGGCCATTTTGAATCTGGTCCTCTTAACTGGCTCCCAGGGAGTCAATGGTGGAGGATGGGCCCATTATGTGGGGCAGGAAAAGCTTCGTCCCGCTGAAGGCTGGCAAACCGTGGCTTTTGCCCGGGACTGGACACTGCCTCCCCGGTTGCAAAACGGCACATCCTTTTTCTACTTTGCCACTGATCAATGGCGTTATGAGGAGACCCCCGTCGGAGAATTGATTTCACCCCTGGCGGAGAAACCAAAGTATCAGCATTACGCCGATTATAATGTGATGGCTGCACGGCTGGGATGGCTACCTTCTTACCCGCAATTTGATCGCAATTCTCTCGCATTATATGAAGATGCGAAAAAGGCTGGAGCTAAAACCCCGGAGGAAATTGCTAACTTTGTAGCAGCAGAATTAAAAAAGAGGAAATTGCACTTTTCTGTTGAGGATCCAGACCACCCAAACAACTTTCCGCGGGTCATGTTTGTCTGGCGGGCCAATCTAATATCCAGCTCCGGGAAAGGCCATGAATATTTTCTGAAACATTTGCTGGGAACCTCCCATGGATTGATGAACGATGATGAAGCAAGCTTAAGGCCGGAAGAAATCGCATGGCATGAGGAAGCGCCGGAAGGAAAGCTGGATTTGATGGTTAATCTGGATTTTCGCATGGCCGGAACAGCCCTGTACTCGGATATCGTACTCCCTGCAGCAACTTGGTATGAAAAAAGTGATCTAAGCAGCACCGATATGCATCCTTTTATACATCCGTTTAATCCGGCAGTTGGTCCCCAATGGGAAACCCGTTCCGATTGGGAAGCATTCAAGGAATTGGCCCGTGCATTCTCGGAAATGGCCAAGGATCAGTTTGAAAAACCGCTGCATGATATTGTCACTACACCACTGCTCCACGACTCTCCAGATGAGCTGGCTCAACCCTTTGGGAAAATCAAGGATTGGAGCAAAGGAGAAATTGACCCGGTTCCAGGGAAAACGATGCCGCGAATCCATGTGGTTGAACGGGATTATGCCGCTGTATATGAAAAAATGATCGCCCTTGGACCCTTTGTAAAGGAAAAGCCCTTCGGTACGAAAGGGATCAACTGGTCAGCTGAAGAGGAGTACAACAAGCTAAAGAAGACCTTGGGTACTGTTCATAAGCAGGGAATTACCCGGGGCTGTCCCGATATTGCTTCAGACCGGCAGGTTGCGGAAGCGATACTAACCCTTTCCTCTACGACAAACGGCAAAATGGCAGTAAAGGCATGGGAGGCCCTTGAACAAAAAACATCCCTTGAACTGAAGGATCTTGCTGAAGAACGGGCGGAAGAATGTTTTACATTTGACGAGATTACCAGCCGTCCCAAAACGGTGATAACTTCTCCCGCGTTCAGCGGATCGGAAAAAGGAGGGCGCCGATACTCTCCCTTTACGACAAATGTAGAAAGACTGATCCCATGGCGAACCTTAACCGGGCGTCAGCAATATTACGTGGACCATGAACTGCTGCTTGAATTCGGGGAAAGCTTGGCTACCTATAAACCGATTTTGAAGCATACACCTTTTCATCCTTCCAAGAATCGTCCCGATGTGGATGGAAAAGAGGTAACATTGAACTATTTGACTCCCCATAGCAAATGGTCCATTCACAGCACTTATTTTGATTCACTGCCGATGCTGACTCTTTTCCGGGGAGGACCAACCATTTGGATGAACAAAGAAGACGCGGCAGAGGCGGATGTCCAGGATAATGATTGGATTGAATGTTTTAACCGCAATGGGGTTGTGGTGGCCCGTGCGGTGGTGACCCATCGTCTGCCCCGGGGGATTGCCTTCATGTATCATGCCCAAGACAGGCATATCAATGTTCCTGGAACTTCCCTTACCGAAAATCGGGGAGGAACCCATAACAGTCCGACCCGCATCCATGTAAAGCCCACCCACATGATCGGAGGGTATGCACAGCTTAGCTATGGATTTAATTATTATGGCCCAACTGGAAATCAACGGGATTTAAATGTGATTATCAGGAAGTTGCGGGAGGTGGATTGGCTTGAAGATTAA